Genomic segment of Synergistota bacterium:
CAGCTTTATAAATTTCAACAATTTTGTTTTCAACATCCAGCTTAAAAACCACTCTGACTTTCCCGATTCTTAGCCTAAGGAAACCTCTCCACCTTCCCTTAAGCTTCTTAATATCAACCCTTTCACCACTAATATAGCTTGCAATTTTATCTCTCACAGGCTCAAGAAGATCGTGCCCGTTCAGAAAGGAAAAAGCTTGCTTTCTATACCTAAATTTCCAAATCATATTTTTATATCTTCCTCATATACCACAACTTCTTCCATCGCTTCCCTTCCGAACATTTCTTCTATTTCCCTTTCTTCTTCGTCAGAAACAAAAGGTAATAGGCTAATCCTTAGCTTTAAAATTTCACTTTTTACAACCTCCTCTACTATCTCTCTTACAACTCCCCTTATCTCCTCTATGGTTATATCGTGCTTCGCCATTTTAGAACCTCCTCGTCTAACCAGTCTGATATCCTAAAACTTATTATAGCAAATTAC
This window contains:
- a CDS encoding type II toxin-antitoxin system RelE/ParE family toxin is translated as MIWKFRYRKQAFSFLNGHDLLEPVRDKIASYISGERVDIKKLKGRWRGFLRLRIGKVRVVFKLDVENKIVEIYKAGLRGEIYKK